Proteins found in one Microcella daejeonensis genomic segment:
- a CDS encoding prepilin peptidase has product MTDLLALLPLLVALIGVLGLLIGSFLNVVIHRVPRGESVVSPPSSCPGCGERIAAYDNVPVLSWLVLRAKCRRCGERISARYPLVEAATGVAFAGVALVFLPPALEATTTPDALAAIAQLLAFLVLAGSAVALAAIDLDTHRLPNPIVYSTGIAGLVLLALAVLGDAQAGDLGRALAGAGILFAFYLALALARPGGMGLGDVKLAAVLGLYLGWVGWGALAVGAFAAFLIGGIVGLLLIAVRRARRGTGIPFGPWMLAGAWIGIVAGEPLFTGYLDAVGLV; this is encoded by the coding sequence ATGACCGACCTCCTCGCCCTGCTGCCCCTCCTCGTCGCGCTGATCGGCGTGCTGGGGCTGCTCATCGGCTCGTTCCTCAACGTGGTCATCCATCGCGTGCCGCGGGGAGAGTCGGTGGTCTCGCCTCCGAGCAGCTGCCCGGGCTGCGGCGAACGCATCGCGGCCTACGACAACGTGCCCGTGCTCTCGTGGCTGGTCCTGCGCGCGAAGTGCCGGAGGTGCGGGGAGCGCATCTCGGCCCGCTACCCGCTCGTCGAGGCGGCCACGGGCGTCGCTTTCGCCGGCGTGGCCCTCGTCTTCCTGCCGCCCGCCCTCGAGGCGACGACCACGCCCGACGCCCTCGCGGCGATCGCGCAGCTGCTCGCCTTCCTCGTGCTCGCCGGCTCCGCCGTCGCCCTCGCCGCGATCGACCTCGACACGCACCGCCTGCCCAACCCGATCGTCTACTCGACGGGTATCGCGGGTCTCGTACTGCTCGCGCTCGCGGTGCTCGGCGACGCGCAGGCGGGCGACCTCGGTCGCGCGCTGGCCGGCGCGGGCATCCTCTTCGCCTTCTACCTCGCCCTTGCCCTCGCCCGCCCGGGCGGCATGGGCCTCGGCGACGTCAAGCTCGCCGCCGTGCTCGGGCTGTACCTCGGGTGGGTCGGATGGGGGGCCCTCGCAGTGGGGGCTTTCGCCGCGTTCCTCATCGGTGGCATCGTCGGACTGCTGCTGATCGCAGTGCGACGAGCGCGGCGCGGAACGGGCATCCCGTTCGGCCCGTGGATGCTCGCGGGGGCGTGGATCGGAATCGTCGCGGGGGAGCCGCTCTTCACGGGCTACCTCGATGCGGTCGGCCTCGTCTGA
- a CDS encoding type II secretion system F family protein: MTMTSQSMKTWAYSARDASGKIVKGKLDAPTESAVVARLRTMGIAPIAIDESSATGLQREITLPGFEKRVKLKDLAVASRQMATMLASGLSLLRTLTILSQQTENPKLAEVLGKVRSDVETGSSLSDALHRHPLIFPRLMIHLIKAGETGGFLDRSLESIANNFEADVKLRQTIKSALTYPIAVLCMAFAAVIAMMIFIVPIFKAMFEDFDSALPLPTQILVTLSENMIWIVPVLVVVIVGFTVWWRRNKHTDEVRSKVDPLVLKMPVFGQLFRKVAIARFSRNFATMMAAGVPILQSLAIVGETSGNWVIEQALVKVQDSVRTGRSIAAPLTEEPIFPAMVTQMVSVGEDSGSLEIMLEKVADFYDEEVQSTAESLTSLIEPLMIGVIGVVIGGMIVALYMPVFSIFNEIG; the protein is encoded by the coding sequence ATGACCATGACATCGCAGTCGATGAAGACCTGGGCCTACTCGGCCCGCGACGCCAGCGGCAAGATCGTCAAGGGCAAGCTGGATGCCCCCACCGAGAGCGCCGTCGTCGCGCGTCTGCGCACCATGGGCATCGCGCCGATCGCGATCGACGAGTCGAGCGCGACGGGCCTGCAGCGCGAGATCACCCTGCCGGGCTTCGAGAAGCGCGTGAAGCTGAAGGACCTCGCCGTCGCGAGCCGGCAGATGGCGACCATGCTCGCCTCGGGCCTGTCGTTGCTGCGAACTCTCACGATCCTGAGCCAGCAGACGGAGAACCCGAAGCTCGCCGAGGTCCTCGGCAAGGTGCGCAGCGATGTCGAGACGGGCTCCTCGCTCTCCGATGCCCTGCATCGGCATCCGCTGATCTTCCCCCGGCTGATGATCCACCTCATCAAGGCGGGCGAGACGGGCGGCTTCCTCGATCGATCTCTCGAGTCGATCGCGAACAACTTCGAGGCCGACGTCAAGCTGCGTCAGACCATCAAGTCGGCGCTCACGTACCCGATCGCGGTGCTGTGCATGGCCTTCGCCGCCGTGATCGCGATGATGATCTTCATCGTGCCGATCTTCAAAGCCATGTTCGAGGACTTCGACAGCGCTCTCCCGCTCCCGACGCAGATCCTCGTCACTCTCTCCGAGAACATGATCTGGATCGTGCCGGTGCTGGTCGTCGTCATCGTCGGGTTCACGGTGTGGTGGCGTCGCAACAAGCACACCGACGAGGTGAGATCGAAGGTCGACCCGCTGGTCCTCAAGATGCCCGTCTTCGGGCAGCTGTTCCGCAAGGTTGCGATCGCCCGCTTCTCGCGCAATTTCGCCACGATGATGGCCGCAGGCGTGCCGATCCTGCAATCGCTCGCGATCGTCGGCGAGACGTCCGGCAACTGGGTCATCGAGCAGGCATTGGTCAAGGTGCAGGACTCCGTCCGCACCGGGCGCTCGATCGCGGCTCCGCTAACGGAGGAGCCGATCTTCCCGGCGATGGTGACTCAAATGGTGTCCGTGGGTGAGGACTCCGGCTCGCTCGAGATCATGCTCGAGAAGGTCGCCGACTTCTACGACGAGGAGGTGCAGTCGACCGCCGAGTCGCTGACGTCGCTCATCGAGCCGCTCATGATCGGTGTCATCGGCGTCGTCATCGGCGGCATGATCGTCGCCCTCTACATGCCCGTCTTCTCGATCTTCAACGAGATCGGCTGA
- a CDS encoding type IV pilus twitching motility protein PilT encodes MTDDATSTERPVFEPFTSGFAPTTPEPAVPAAPAPTAGYSAPPMPSFDDFIAAAMQPEAEAASDAHAAPSAPAAAFGAELSAPPAAAAVGAPHAAVPPSPAPTSEPFAAPSMGFPPPPSSAPLEFAPPAAAVVASPAPVIPPAATPAPAAATPATEFAMPVSDFTPPPPRFSAPEPAAEPAPPVPPVQSPPAPALAIDEGAAEWQAAPPPAPESALPIPVEVPASAWSAAAPEPVYAAPPAVPLATPREQEEPATVVFAMPSAESTTPPPSHSASHATGEPPSTTVSAAAEARAMASEGRRSARSLADPDLMWALAQVVSQGGSDLHVAVNAPPRIRLHGALEDLPSTVPWTPEKMEGALHSIMTPAQRDTFEEHLELDFAFTLSAESRFRVNVYQQRGNLGAAFRLIPTEIKPLGDLGVPASVSRFATLARGLVLVTGPTGSGKSTTLAGLIDLVNRTRTDHIVTVEDPIEFMHENKKSLINQREVGSDTHSFANALKHVLRQDPDVILIGELRDLETISVALTAAETGHLVFATLHTQSAGQTIDRVIDVFPPHQQGQVRAQLASTLQGVVCQTLIPRASGGGRAVATEILVANAAIGNLIREGKTFQIPSALQAGRELGMHTLDQHLADLVNHGVITHQAAMEKAQDTENLRQLIHRAESNGQMAGAGMNGSF; translated from the coding sequence ATGACCGACGACGCGACCAGCACCGAGCGCCCCGTTTTCGAGCCCTTCACGAGCGGTTTCGCTCCGACGACGCCGGAGCCCGCGGTGCCCGCCGCCCCGGCTCCGACCGCGGGCTACTCGGCCCCGCCGATGCCGTCGTTCGACGACTTCATCGCTGCAGCCATGCAGCCGGAGGCCGAGGCGGCCTCCGATGCGCATGCTGCTCCTTCCGCGCCGGCTGCTGCCTTCGGTGCTGAGCTCAGCGCGCCGCCCGCGGCGGCAGCCGTCGGCGCTCCGCATGCGGCGGTGCCGCCGAGCCCCGCGCCGACGTCCGAGCCCTTCGCGGCGCCGTCCATGGGCTTCCCGCCACCGCCCTCGAGCGCGCCCCTCGAGTTCGCGCCGCCGGCCGCGGCCGTCGTCGCGTCGCCTGCACCGGTCATCCCGCCGGCCGCGACTCCCGCGCCGGCCGCGGCGACGCCCGCCACCGAATTCGCCATGCCGGTGTCCGACTTCACGCCGCCGCCACCGCGCTTCTCCGCGCCGGAGCCCGCCGCGGAGCCGGCGCCGCCCGTTCCCCCGGTCCAGTCGCCGCCGGCCCCTGCGCTCGCGATCGACGAGGGCGCCGCCGAGTGGCAGGCCGCCCCGCCGCCCGCGCCCGAGTCGGCTCTGCCGATCCCCGTCGAGGTGCCCGCCTCCGCCTGGTCAGCGGCCGCGCCCGAACCGGTCTACGCCGCACCGCCGGCGGTGCCCCTCGCCACGCCCCGCGAGCAGGAGGAGCCCGCCACCGTCGTCTTCGCGATGCCGTCGGCGGAGTCGACCACCCCACCGCCATCGCACTCCGCCTCGCACGCGACCGGCGAGCCCCCGTCGACGACGGTGTCCGCCGCGGCGGAGGCGCGGGCCATGGCCTCCGAGGGTCGGCGCTCGGCACGATCCCTCGCCGACCCCGACCTCATGTGGGCTCTCGCGCAGGTCGTGTCCCAGGGGGGCTCCGACCTGCACGTCGCCGTGAACGCGCCTCCGCGCATCCGCCTGCACGGGGCCCTGGAGGATCTGCCCTCGACGGTCCCGTGGACGCCCGAGAAGATGGAGGGAGCGCTGCACAGCATCATGACGCCCGCCCAGCGCGACACCTTCGAGGAGCACCTCGAGCTCGACTTCGCGTTCACGCTCTCGGCAGAGAGCCGGTTCCGCGTGAACGTCTATCAGCAGCGCGGCAATCTCGGCGCGGCGTTCCGTCTCATCCCGACCGAGATCAAGCCGCTCGGCGACCTCGGTGTGCCGGCCTCGGTCTCCCGCTTCGCCACCCTCGCCCGCGGCCTCGTGCTGGTGACCGGCCCGACCGGTTCCGGCAAGTCGACCACGCTCGCCGGACTCATCGACCTGGTGAACCGCACCCGCACCGATCACATCGTGACCGTCGAGGACCCGATCGAGTTCATGCACGAGAACAAGAAGTCGCTCATCAACCAGCGCGAGGTCGGCAGCGACACCCACTCCTTCGCCAACGCACTCAAGCACGTGCTGCGGCAGGACCCGGACGTCATCCTCATCGGCGAGCTCCGTGACCTCGAGACCATCTCCGTCGCGCTGACCGCGGCCGAGACCGGGCACCTCGTGTTCGCGACCCTGCACACGCAGAGCGCCGGTCAGACGATCGACCGCGTCATCGACGTGTTCCCGCCGCACCAGCAGGGCCAGGTGCGGGCGCAGCTCGCCTCGACCCTGCAGGGCGTCGTGTGTCAGACGCTCATCCCTCGGGCCTCGGGCGGCGGCCGTGCGGTCGCGACCGAGATCCTCGTGGCCAACGCGGCCATCGGCAACCTCATCCGCGAGGGCAAGACGTTCCAGATCCCCTCGGCGTTGCAGGCGGGACGTGAACTCGGCATGCACACGCTCGATCAGCATCTCGCCGACCTCGTCAACCACGGGGTCATCACCCACCAGGCCGCGATGGAGAAGGCGCAGGACACCGAGAACCTACGTCAGCTCATCCACCGCGCCGAGTCGAACGGCCAGATGGCCGGCGCCGGCATGAACGGGAGCTTCTGA
- a CDS encoding prepilin-type N-terminal cleavage/methylation domain-containing protein, which produces MITSIRRRLTIAAHDDRGLSLPEVLVAMVIFAIISTGLLYTMLSVLALGRDSRARQVALNLAAEEIDVSRGFADVFALQDATRSLDLNGDTFTVERTTRWVSDPEIDLQCGSGGAPLRYKRVEVEVSWSNMRDTDATVRTYTVIDPKNRINDPTKGTILVSVLGGAGAGSAGVTVTATPASPANGATTLAEAPLPTDAQGCTYILKVSPGNYNVSVSRSGYVDVAQNTTSTITVGVTAGAAASVGFQYDRAATFTARYAPSVTGPAPIIPNNMVTTFLSSYGAHQSTATNANMTRAIALHPFAAGYEAVAGAYAAPNEANQGCLAPDPAAWPTTEQAGVTYVGRRAPAAAAVPGGATTIDVPMGTFQLTVSNSNRWVRAISVNTGPGPGCAIGMEYRWNELPMGTSRLALPFGTWEIRTGNSTNNRNNVPILGAIQAEGTSLIAAALGRVTLDPRVPE; this is translated from the coding sequence GTGATCACCAGCATCCGCCGCCGGCTCACCATCGCCGCGCACGACGATCGGGGCTTGAGCCTGCCCGAGGTGCTCGTCGCCATGGTCATCTTCGCCATCATCTCGACCGGCCTGCTCTACACGATGCTCTCGGTCCTCGCGCTCGGTCGCGACTCCCGGGCCCGTCAGGTCGCCCTCAATCTCGCCGCGGAGGAGATCGACGTCTCCCGCGGCTTCGCCGACGTCTTCGCCCTGCAGGACGCCACGCGCTCGCTCGACCTCAACGGCGACACCTTCACCGTCGAGCGCACCACCCGCTGGGTCTCCGACCCCGAGATCGACCTGCAGTGCGGATCGGGCGGCGCTCCGCTGCGCTACAAGCGCGTCGAGGTCGAGGTCTCGTGGTCGAACATGCGCGACACCGACGCGACGGTCCGCACCTACACCGTCATCGACCCGAAGAACCGCATCAACGACCCGACGAAGGGCACGATCCTCGTCTCGGTGCTGGGCGGTGCGGGGGCCGGGTCAGCAGGGGTCACGGTCACCGCGACCCCCGCGAGCCCCGCGAACGGCGCGACGACTCTCGCAGAGGCCCCGCTCCCGACGGACGCGCAGGGCTGCACCTACATCCTGAAGGTGTCCCCCGGCAACTACAACGTCTCCGTCTCGCGCTCCGGCTACGTCGACGTCGCCCAGAACACGACGTCGACTATCACGGTCGGGGTCACCGCCGGCGCCGCGGCCTCGGTCGGCTTCCAGTACGACCGCGCCGCGACCTTCACCGCCCGGTACGCCCCCAGCGTGACCGGGCCGGCACCGATCATCCCGAACAACATGGTGACGACGTTCCTCAGCTCCTACGGGGCGCATCAGTCGACCGCGACGAATGCGAACATGACGCGAGCGATCGCCCTCCATCCGTTCGCCGCCGGCTACGAAGCCGTGGCGGGCGCCTACGCGGCGCCGAACGAGGCGAATCAGGGATGCCTCGCCCCCGACCCGGCTGCGTGGCCCACGACGGAGCAGGCCGGCGTGACCTACGTCGGCCGCCGTGCTCCTGCCGCCGCCGCCGTGCCCGGTGGTGCGACGACCATCGACGTACCGATGGGCACGTTCCAGCTCACCGTAAGCAACAGCAACCGCTGGGTGCGCGCGATCTCGGTCAACACCGGGCCTGGCCCGGGGTGCGCGATCGGGATGGAGTACCGCTGGAACGAGCTGCCCATGGGAACCAGTCGTCTCGCGCTGCCCTTCGGAACGTGGGAGATCCGCACCGGCAACAGCACCAACAACCGCAACAACGTCCCGATTCTCGGAGCGATCCAGGCCGAGGGCACGTCGCTCATCGCGGCGGCGCTGGGCCGCGTGACCCTCGACCCGCGGGTGCCAGAGTGA
- a CDS encoding type IV pilin protein, with protein MFTKINTSITERLDARRAGDKGFTLVELLVVVIIIGILAAIAIPVFLNQRESAWRAEVESDLKNAALAAETFAVENSGSYTGLDLDALEEEGFEASNALTDFTVTPAAGNYTIVAEHPDLGGDTLTYNSAEGGLQDWVDAP; from the coding sequence ATGTTCACCAAGATCAACACCTCGATCACCGAGCGTCTCGACGCTCGCCGTGCGGGCGACAAGGGCTTCACCCTCGTCGAGCTGCTCGTCGTCGTCATCATCATCGGCATCCTCGCCGCGATCGCCATCCCGGTCTTCCTCAACCAGCGCGAGAGTGCTTGGCGCGCGGAGGTCGAGTCCGACCTCAAGAACGCAGCTCTTGCGGCGGAGACCTTCGCCGTGGAGAACAGTGGCTCGTACACCGGCCTGGACCTGGACGCGCTCGAGGAGGAGGGCTTTGAGGCCAGCAACGCCCTCACCGACTTCACGGTGACCCCCGCCGCAGGCAACTACACCATCGTCGCTGAGCACCCTGACCTCGGTGGAGACACGCTCACCTACAACAGCGCTGAGGGCGGCCTGCAGGACTGGGTCGACGCTCCGTAA
- the pilM gene encoding type IV pilus assembly protein PilM has product MGTSIVGVDIGGASLRAVEVSGAGGSKPTISRIAEVALPPDAVRRGEVVEPNTVAAVLKKLWSTGGFSSKNVVLGMGNQRVLARDLSMPKMPLKQIKESLPFQVQDMLPMPVVDAVLDFYPVSESVGEQGPVVNGILVAAVKEAVLANVNTVRLAGLKPVGVDLNPFAISRVIGRTEHGDGAIAVVDIGGSTTSILVMTDGVPQFVRIVGSGGDDITRAVSTRMQIELPQAEQAKRAVGLTDQPIPEEQRPVLEAVYAAAGELVTNIRNTISFFDSTHEKRRVVRIVLVGNGARLVGLPKALADYTRVPVTYADPLGGIPLSGAAQKADPAGQHSLSLALGLALGAAA; this is encoded by the coding sequence ATGGGTACATCCATCGTCGGAGTCGACATCGGCGGGGCGAGTCTTCGCGCCGTCGAGGTCAGCGGTGCGGGCGGCTCCAAGCCGACCATCAGCCGCATCGCGGAGGTCGCGCTGCCGCCGGACGCGGTGCGTCGCGGCGAGGTCGTCGAGCCGAACACGGTCGCCGCCGTGCTGAAGAAGCTCTGGTCGACCGGCGGGTTCTCGAGCAAGAACGTCGTCCTCGGCATGGGCAATCAGCGCGTGCTCGCCCGCGACCTGTCGATGCCCAAGATGCCGCTGAAGCAGATCAAGGAGTCGCTGCCCTTCCAGGTGCAGGACATGCTGCCGATGCCCGTCGTCGACGCCGTGCTCGACTTCTACCCCGTTTCGGAGTCGGTGGGGGAGCAGGGGCCGGTCGTCAACGGCATCCTCGTCGCCGCTGTCAAGGAGGCCGTGCTCGCCAACGTCAACACTGTGCGCCTCGCGGGGCTGAAGCCTGTCGGCGTCGACCTGAACCCGTTCGCCATCAGCCGGGTCATCGGTCGCACCGAGCACGGAGACGGGGCGATCGCCGTCGTCGACATCGGAGGTTCGACGACGAGCATCCTGGTCATGACCGACGGCGTGCCCCAGTTCGTGCGCATCGTCGGCAGCGGCGGGGACGACATCACCCGGGCGGTCTCGACGCGCATGCAGATCGAGCTGCCCCAGGCCGAGCAGGCCAAGCGCGCCGTGGGACTCACCGACCAGCCCATCCCGGAGGAGCAGCGTCCCGTGCTCGAGGCGGTGTACGCGGCGGCAGGCGAGCTGGTCACCAACATCCGCAACACGATCAGCTTCTTCGATTCGACGCACGAGAAGCGCCGGGTGGTGCGCATCGTGCTCGTCGGCAACGGGGCCCGTCTCGTCGGTCTGCCGAAGGCGCTGGCCGACTACACGCGCGTTCCCGTCACCTACGCCGATCCGCTGGGAGGCATTCCGCTCAGCGGAGCTGCTCAGAAGGCCGATCCGGCCGGGCAGCACTCCCTCTCGCTCGCGCTCGGCCTCGCGCTCGGAGCAGCCGCGTGA
- a CDS encoding GspE/PulE family protein, with translation MPSLTEVLIIRGIMPIETLDVMSNDPLAEAHIVQMFLDEGRVTASQIASARAEVAGLSFVELTDYPVDGTAVSLVPAAICRRHGILPIHATAASLTLAMTDPGNVLALDDVRAVTRLAVVPVVAEANDLQTAIDRYHRADGELSSLTTEMVEDSSLSTSTEVEFADAREDDAPIVRFVNLLISQAISDRASDIHIEPAEHDLRVRYRIDGVLHEMQRAPRSIQNGVISRLKIMSDIDIAERRKPQDGRLSVNHDGRKIDLRVATLPTVYGEKIVMRILDNSSTSLSLEDLHLLERNAAAYRTSYEKPYGMILVTGPTGSGKSTTLYTTLNAVSKPEINVITVEDPVEYRLAGINQVQVNPKAGLTFASALRSILRSDPDVVLIGEIRDQETAQIAIEASLTGHLVLSTLHTNDAPSAITRLTEMDIEPFLVGSALDSVVAQRLARRLCDRCKEQYQPEVHEMVGLRVGFDPAVHGLPTLHRPVGCQTCAGTGYRGRIALHEVMTVTEEIERLAVHRASSAEIQKVAIEQGMITLRYDGWMKVHRGLTSIEEILRVVA, from the coding sequence ATGCCATCACTGACCGAGGTGCTCATCATCCGCGGCATCATGCCGATCGAGACGCTCGACGTGATGAGCAATGATCCCCTCGCCGAGGCGCACATCGTGCAGATGTTCCTCGACGAGGGGCGCGTGACCGCCTCGCAGATCGCCTCCGCCCGGGCGGAGGTCGCCGGCCTGTCGTTCGTCGAGTTGACCGACTACCCCGTCGACGGCACCGCCGTGAGTCTCGTGCCGGCCGCGATCTGCCGCCGGCACGGCATCCTCCCCATCCATGCCACGGCCGCCTCGCTCACGCTCGCCATGACCGACCCCGGCAACGTGCTCGCGCTCGATGACGTGCGCGCCGTCACCCGCCTCGCCGTCGTCCCGGTCGTCGCGGAGGCGAATGACCTGCAGACCGCGATCGACCGCTACCACCGCGCCGACGGCGAGCTGAGCAGCCTCACCACCGAGATGGTGGAGGACTCGTCGCTGTCGACGAGCACCGAGGTCGAGTTCGCCGATGCTCGCGAGGACGACGCGCCGATCGTGCGCTTCGTCAACCTGCTCATCAGCCAGGCGATCTCCGACCGCGCGTCCGACATCCACATCGAACCGGCCGAGCACGACCTGCGCGTGCGGTACCGCATCGACGGCGTGCTCCACGAGATGCAGCGGGCGCCCCGCAGCATCCAGAACGGCGTGATCTCGCGCCTGAAGATCATGAGCGACATCGACATCGCCGAGCGCCGCAAGCCGCAGGACGGCCGGCTGTCGGTGAACCATGACGGCCGCAAGATCGACCTGCGCGTGGCCACGCTGCCGACCGTGTACGGCGAGAAGATCGTCATGCGAATCCTCGACAACTCGTCCACGAGCCTCAGCCTCGAAGACCTGCACCTGCTCGAGCGCAACGCCGCCGCGTACCGCACCTCCTACGAGAAGCCGTACGGCATGATCCTCGTCACCGGGCCTACGGGCTCCGGCAAGTCGACGACGCTCTACACCACGCTCAACGCGGTGTCGAAGCCCGAGATCAACGTCATCACCGTCGAGGACCCGGTCGAGTACCGCCTCGCGGGCATCAACCAGGTGCAGGTGAACCCCAAGGCGGGCCTCACGTTCGCGAGCGCCCTGCGCAGCATCCTGCGATCCGACCCGGATGTCGTGCTCATCGGTGAGATCCGCGACCAGGAGACAGCCCAGATCGCCATCGAGGCATCCCTCACCGGCCACCTCGTGCTGTCCACCCTGCACACCAACGACGCCCCGAGCGCGATCACTCGTCTCACCGAGATGGACATCGAGCCCTTCCTCGTCGGTTCGGCCCTCGACAGCGTCGTCGCCCAGCGCCTCGCGCGCCGCCTCTGCGACCGCTGCAAGGAGCAGTACCAGCCCGAGGTGCACGAGATGGTCGGGCTGCGCGTCGGCTTCGACCCCGCCGTGCACGGCCTGCCGACCCTGCACCGCCCGGTCGGCTGCCAGACCTGCGCCGGCACCGGCTACCGCGGCCGCATCGCGCTGCACGAGGTCATGACCGTCACCGAGGAGATCGAGCGGCTCGCGGTTCACCGCGCATCGAGCGCCGAGATCCAGAAGGTCGCTATCGAGCAGGGGATGATCACCCTCCGCTACGACGGATGGATGAAGGTTCATCGGGGTCTGACCTCGATCGAGGAGATCCTGCGGGTCGTCGCATGA
- a CDS encoding PilW family protein — protein MSRFFARAMRRLRHEDAGFSLPELMVTIFVMGVLSAVVVSFYVAMTGAFTEDRSATDSTSTASVGMNNLTRVIRAGTEIRVQGQTLNNPVFIEAKNEDLTLHAYLDTDSTDPRPIKVRFWINAQRELMETRWDSTRVNGSYFVFDSTPESTRVIARTVATRTGTDPWLFTYRAADGTVQPVPTTGSFTTNQLRNIASVQVRLTVQADITSRAAPVTLQSTVGIPNLGISRVSP, from the coding sequence GTGAGCCGCTTCTTCGCGCGAGCGATGCGCCGGCTCCGCCACGAGGACGCGGGGTTCAGCCTTCCCGAGCTCATGGTGACGATCTTCGTCATGGGTGTGCTCAGCGCCGTCGTGGTGTCCTTCTACGTCGCGATGACGGGAGCCTTCACCGAGGACCGCTCGGCGACGGACAGCACCTCGACAGCGTCGGTCGGGATGAACAACCTCACGCGCGTGATCCGCGCGGGCACCGAGATACGGGTGCAGGGGCAGACCCTTAACAACCCCGTCTTCATCGAAGCGAAGAACGAGGACCTCACGCTCCACGCCTACCTCGACACCGACAGCACCGATCCGCGCCCGATCAAGGTGCGCTTCTGGATCAACGCGCAGCGCGAGCTCATGGAGACCCGCTGGGACAGCACGCGCGTCAACGGCTCGTACTTCGTCTTCGATTCGACGCCCGAGTCGACTCGCGTCATCGCGCGCACCGTCGCGACGCGCACCGGAACCGATCCGTGGCTCTTCACCTACCGCGCCGCCGACGGCACGGTGCAGCCGGTGCCGACCACCGGTTCGTTCACCACGAACCAGCTGCGCAACATCGCCTCCGTGCAGGTGCGGTTGACGGTGCAGGCGGACATCACGAGCCGTGCGGCCCCCGTCACGCTGCAGAGCACCGTCGGCATCCCGAACCTCGGCATCTCGAGAGTGAGCCCCTGA